A window of the Garra rufa chromosome 10, GarRuf1.0, whole genome shotgun sequence genome harbors these coding sequences:
- the cwc25 gene encoding pre-mRNA-splicing factor CWC25 homolog has product MGGGDLNLKKSWHPQTLKNIERVWKAEQKHEAERKKIEELQKELKEERAREEITRYAQETGAVKKKDDRLDWMYQGPAGQISREEYLLGRPIDKQITQQYEEPETGPSTETGLLPGSIFNPTSSVSTNDMAAKIREDPLFEIRKREEEKKRGVLTNPVKMKEIQKMLRHNLEKEKKRKQKKKKREEKERKKEKRHRKRSSSSDEDDRKHRSKEKRSDDTTSYRDHKSGYGLQLPANRSHHSSVSNHTDHSSRDRSRSPLSHKTDRDNHSLRASEKRPKTKAPSPSRHRDRNQRQHTNHSKHLSAEELEKRRREMMDFAHERDVERQNNVQRYKRQEEQEKARENAKQDHHAGFIHDMKLESAATSSLEDRVKRNIHSIQRTPAALEKNFMRR; this is encoded by the exons ATGGGAGGTGGTGACCTT AACTTAAAAAAGAGTTGGCATCCACAAACTCTGAAAAACATCGAGCGAGTGTGGAAAGCGGAGCAGAAACATGAGGCAGAGAGAAAGAAGATTGAGGAGCTGCAGAAGGAGCTTAAAGAGGAGCGAGCTCGAGAAGAGATTACCAGATATGCACAAGAGACAGGCGCTGTAAA GAAGAAAGATGATCGTTTGGACTGGATGTACCAGGGTCCAGCAGGACAGATCTCTCGGGAGGAATACCTTCTCGGTCGCCCCATTGACAAGCAGATCACACAGCAGTATGAGGAACCTGAGACCGGTCCATCAACTGAGACAGGCCTCCTGCCTGGTTCCATATTTAACCCTACAAGTTCTGTCTCTACTAATGATATGGCTGCCAAGATCCGAGAAGACCCTCTTTTTGAGATCCG CAAACGTGAGGAGGAGAAGAAGAGAGGGGTTCTTACAAATCCTGTTAAAATGAAAGAAATCCAAAAGATG TTGCGTCACAATCTTGAGAAGGAAAAAAAGAggaaacaaaaaaagaagaaaagagagGAGAAAGAGAGGAAGAAGGAGAAAAGGCACAGAAAGAGAAGTTCAAGCTCTGATGAGGACGACAGAAAGCATAg ATCAAAGGAGAAACGATCAGATGACACAACCTCTTACAGAGATCACAAATCAGGCTATGGGCTTCAA TTACCAGCAAACAGATCTCATCATTCATCAGTATCTAACCACACAGATCACAGTTCAAGAGACAGAAGTCGATCCCCATTGTCTCATAAAACAGACAGGGACAATCACTCCTTAAGAGCGTCAGAGAAGAGACCTAAAACCAAAGCCCCCAGCCCATCAAGACACAGAGACCGCAATCAAAGGCAACATACTAATCACAGCAA GCACCTCTCAGCTGAAGAGTTGGAAAAGAGGAGAAGGGAAATGATGGATTTTGCCCATGAAAGAGATGTGGAAAGGCAAAATAATGTGCAGAGGTACAAGCGACAAGAGGAACAGGAGAAAGCCAGAGAGAATGCCAAACAGGACCATCATGCTGGCTTCATACA TGACATGAAACTAGAGAGTGCTGCCACCTCCTCTCTGGAAGATCGTGTGAAGAGAAACATTCACTCTATTCAGAGGACCCCTGCTGCTCTGGAGAAGAACTTCATGAGAAGATGA
- the sst2 gene encoding somatostatin 2: protein MASSQLHLTVSLFCLAMTASIISCGRSHMVLNSALQASHGTPTDEEVPERYSLSQLQWLLSNADPAAIQSDSPSLGILQSGLDLMRRDNGDKERKPGCKNYFWKSRTAC, encoded by the exons ATGGCCTCATCCCAACTTCACCTCACTGTCTCCCTGTTCTGTTTGGCAATGACAGCAAGCATCATATCATGCGGACGATCTCATATGGTTCTGAACTCTGCGCTACAGGCATCTCATGGCACTCCTACTGATGAAGAG GTGCCAGAGAGATATTCCCTTTCACAGCTTCAGTGGTTGCTCAGTAACGCAGACCCAGCAGCCATCCAGTCTGACAGCCCATCTTTGGGGATTCTACAGAGTGGACTGGACCTAATGAGGAGAGACAATGGAGACAAAGAGCGAAAACCAGGCTGCAAGAACTACTTCTGGAAATCTAGAACGGCTTGCTAA